One Oxalobacteraceae sp. CFBP 8761 DNA segment encodes these proteins:
- a CDS encoding DEAD/DEAH box helicase, with translation MKGGPLLDDIRAQLAACSAEEHAILTLLAIAGEPMGRQRILEHMRALHAPLPAAQWADELARLKAEGLLVDANERGLGLAPAASWPVLDFALDSGLFDVVAGAYGAVSTVRRDWQGHLMLRSYRQGLALLRIALLTRQDIDVVTPLLDACLACHEASYLHPLVDVCARPFTPALIERIHPRLLETVLHVLVVHVRSEPALAPAVRACAEGYITRSSPESLLRRALGEHYILCGRLDDALELVADMTDSPGLFLRSVVQLLRDDVDGGLAGVEAALKQLRRETGKRKATFGGHCAHIAVAALLRSTEPAHRKLADAWLEIETRAVQRPDNAVWFQLGMLHEIRRGTVDAGLFATRSWELSLEPTVFRALIHYWLALPALNSQRARLEDMLAQSELAGFDLWSAQLAGVLAQMGQAGYLIHEARAGELRQRHRLPDMALWFTREEPWERQLNALINLQPALTVEQVKESRLVWLIRHDQHLGVQEIEPREQKRDAQGAWSRGRALGLKRLAEEGAQLEFLTAQDLQAINAIAGRRYYAGSGIRFELEVHKALAALVGHPLLFWMASPGTRVELLPGEPELLVKKQGDKVSIALHPPIDNEDGDVVITLETPTRLRLVRINDEHRRIAAIVGAGLDVPLSAERRVLRAIGAVASSVTVQSDIGASSADIDTVPADARMHIHLRPYQQGLRMQLLVRPLPGGAYYGPGEGAASVIADVDGIRTEAQRDMNAEREAERQLVGACFVLEQGEQEHGEWLLGQPVLALELVEELRALDPASIVVAWPEGESFRVTKKATSKSVRVQIRRERDWFAASGDIVIDEGRVMSLRTLLEKLRESGSRFVALGENDYLALSDELHRRLMELGAYGELHGDGIRTHALASFALGELAGEAGSVDGDKAWQAHLTRMADSAAFTPTLPSTLQAELRDYQVDGFEWLARLAHWGVGACLADDMGLGKTLQALALLLTRAKDGPALVVAPTTVCLNWIDEAARFAPTLNLKLFGPGERAATVDDAGPFDVVIVSYGLLQQEAARFKGRRWHSIVLDEAQAIKNMHTKRSQAVMALQGDFRMAATGTPLENHLGELWNLFRFINPGLLGSAEQFQLRFAGPIEKAQSEKVKDRRAEVAARARLRRLTAPFILRRTKAQVLAELPPRTEIVIPVELSAEESALYESLRRQALDKLAALEAPEGQKSIEILAEMMRLRRACCNPELVAPGAGIISSKLAAFARLTADLIENRHKVLVFSQFVDHLSLIRQHLDAQGVRYQYLDGSTPMQERKKRVDAFQAGDGDMFLISLKAGGVGINLTAADYVIHMDPWWNPAVEDQASDRAHRMGQQRPVTIYRLVARGTIEEGIVDLHRHKRDLADSLLEGTEMAARMSPADMLDMLRTGLGR, from the coding sequence ATGAAGGGTGGCCCACTGCTTGACGACATCCGGGCGCAGCTGGCCGCCTGCAGCGCCGAAGAACACGCGATCCTGACGCTGCTGGCGATCGCCGGCGAGCCGATGGGCCGCCAGCGCATCCTCGAGCACATGCGGGCGCTGCATGCCCCGTTGCCGGCCGCGCAGTGGGCCGACGAACTGGCGCGCCTGAAGGCCGAAGGCTTGCTGGTCGACGCCAACGAACGCGGGTTGGGGCTGGCCCCGGCGGCCAGCTGGCCCGTGCTCGACTTCGCCCTCGACAGCGGCCTGTTCGACGTCGTCGCCGGGGCGTATGGCGCGGTATCGACCGTACGCCGCGACTGGCAGGGCCACCTGATGCTGCGCAGCTACCGCCAGGGCCTGGCCCTGCTGCGCATCGCGCTGCTGACGCGGCAAGACATCGACGTCGTCACGCCGCTGCTCGATGCCTGCCTGGCCTGCCATGAAGCGAGCTACCTGCATCCGCTGGTCGACGTCTGCGCGCGCCCGTTCACGCCGGCGCTGATCGAGCGCATCCACCCACGCCTGCTTGAGACCGTCCTGCACGTGCTGGTCGTGCATGTGCGCAGCGAGCCGGCGCTGGCGCCGGCGGTGCGCGCCTGCGCCGAGGGCTACATCACGCGCAGCAGCCCGGAAAGCCTGCTGCGCCGCGCGCTGGGCGAGCACTACATCCTGTGCGGCCGCCTGGACGATGCGCTTGAGCTGGTGGCCGACATGACCGATTCACCGGGCCTGTTCCTGCGCAGCGTCGTGCAGCTCTTGCGCGACGATGTGGACGGCGGCCTGGCGGGCGTCGAAGCAGCCCTGAAGCAGCTGCGGCGCGAGACCGGCAAGCGCAAGGCCACCTTCGGCGGCCATTGCGCGCACATCGCGGTGGCCGCCCTGCTGCGCAGCACCGAACCCGCGCACCGCAAGCTGGCCGACGCCTGGCTCGAGATCGAAACACGCGCCGTGCAGCGGCCCGACAATGCGGTCTGGTTCCAGCTTGGCATGCTGCACGAAATCCGGCGCGGCACTGTCGACGCGGGCCTGTTCGCCACCCGCAGCTGGGAACTGTCGCTGGAACCGACCGTATTCCGCGCGCTGATCCACTACTGGCTGGCACTGCCCGCGTTGAACAGCCAGCGGGCGCGCCTGGAAGACATGCTGGCGCAATCCGAGCTGGCCGGGTTCGACCTGTGGTCGGCGCAGCTGGCCGGCGTGCTGGCGCAGATGGGCCAGGCCGGTTATCTGATTCACGAGGCGCGCGCGGGCGAACTGCGCCAGCGCCACCGCTTGCCCGACATGGCGCTCTGGTTCACGCGCGAAGAGCCGTGGGAGCGCCAGCTCAATGCGCTGATCAACCTGCAGCCCGCCCTCACGGTGGAGCAGGTCAAGGAGTCGCGCCTGGTCTGGCTGATCCGCCACGACCAGCACCTGGGCGTGCAGGAGATCGAGCCGCGCGAACAGAAGCGCGATGCGCAAGGCGCCTGGAGCCGCGGCCGCGCGCTGGGCCTGAAACGCCTGGCCGAAGAAGGCGCGCAGCTCGAGTTCCTCACCGCGCAGGACCTGCAGGCGATCAATGCGATTGCCGGGCGCCGTTACTACGCCGGCAGCGGCATCCGCTTCGAGCTCGAAGTGCACAAGGCGCTGGCCGCGCTGGTCGGGCATCCGCTGCTGTTCTGGATGGCCTCGCCCGGCACGCGCGTCGAACTGCTGCCGGGCGAGCCGGAACTGCTCGTCAAAAAACAGGGCGACAAGGTGTCGATTGCGCTGCACCCGCCGATCGACAACGAAGACGGCGACGTGGTCATCACGCTCGAGACGCCCACGCGCCTGCGCCTGGTGCGCATCAACGACGAACACCGCCGCATCGCCGCCATCGTCGGCGCCGGACTGGACGTGCCGCTGTCGGCCGAGCGGCGCGTGCTGCGCGCCATCGGCGCGGTGGCGTCCAGCGTCACCGTGCAGTCGGACATTGGCGCGAGCAGCGCCGACATCGACACCGTGCCGGCCGACGCGCGCATGCACATTCACCTGCGGCCCTACCAGCAGGGCTTGCGCATGCAGTTGCTGGTGCGCCCGCTGCCCGGCGGTGCCTACTACGGCCCCGGAGAAGGCGCGGCCAGCGTGATCGCCGATGTCGACGGCATCCGCACCGAAGCGCAGCGCGACATGAACGCCGAGCGCGAGGCCGAACGTCAGCTCGTCGGCGCCTGCTTCGTGCTCGAACAGGGCGAGCAGGAACACGGCGAATGGCTGCTCGGCCAGCCGGTGCTGGCACTCGAACTGGTTGAAGAACTCAGGGCATTGGACCCGGCCTCGATCGTCGTGGCCTGGCCCGAGGGCGAATCGTTCCGCGTCACCAAAAAAGCGACCTCCAAATCGGTGCGGGTCCAGATCCGGCGCGAGCGCGACTGGTTCGCCGCCAGCGGCGACATCGTCATCGACGAAGGCCGCGTGATGAGCCTGCGCACGCTGCTGGAAAAGCTGCGCGAGAGCGGCAGCCGGTTTGTCGCCCTGGGCGAGAACGATTACCTGGCCCTGTCCGACGAACTGCACCGGCGCCTGATGGAGCTGGGCGCGTATGGCGAACTGCATGGCGACGGCATCCGCACCCACGCGCTGGCCAGCTTCGCGCTGGGCGAACTGGCGGGTGAGGCAGGCAGCGTTGACGGGGACAAGGCCTGGCAGGCGCACCTGACGCGCATGGCCGATAGCGCCGCCTTCACGCCCACGCTGCCCTCGACCTTGCAGGCCGAGTTGCGCGACTATCAAGTCGACGGCTTCGAGTGGCTGGCGCGCCTGGCCCACTGGGGGGTGGGCGCTTGCCTCGCCGACGATATGGGCCTGGGTAAAACGCTGCAGGCGCTGGCGCTGCTGCTCACGCGCGCCAAGGACGGCCCCGCGCTGGTGGTCGCGCCGACGACCGTCTGCCTGAACTGGATCGACGAAGCGGCGCGCTTTGCGCCGACCCTGAACCTGAAACTGTTCGGCCCGGGCGAGCGCGCCGCAACCGTGGACGATGCCGGGCCGTTCGACGTCGTCATCGTCAGCTACGGCCTGCTGCAGCAGGAGGCAGCGCGCTTCAAGGGCCGCCGCTGGCACAGCATCGTGCTGGACGAGGCACAGGCGATCAAGAACATGCACACCAAGCGCTCGCAGGCCGTGATGGCGCTGCAGGGCGACTTCCGGATGGCCGCCACCGGCACGCCGCTGGAAAACCACCTGGGCGAGTTGTGGAACCTGTTCCGCTTCATCAATCCGGGTTTGTTGGGCAGCGCCGAGCAGTTCCAGCTGCGCTTTGCCGGCCCCATTGAAAAAGCCCAGTCCGAGAAAGTGAAGGACCGGCGGGCCGAAGTCGCCGCCCGCGCGCGCCTGCGGCGCCTGACCGCGCCGTTCATCCTGCGCCGTACCAAGGCGCAGGTGCTGGCCGAACTGCCGCCGCGCACCGAGATCGTGATCCCGGTCGAACTGAGCGCCGAGGAAAGCGCGCTGTACGAATCGCTGCGGCGCCAGGCGCTCGACAAGCTGGCTGCACTGGAAGCGCCAGAAGGCCAGAAGTCGATCGAGATCCTGGCCGAGATGATGCGGCTGCGCCGTGCCTGCTGCAATCCCGAGCTGGTCGCGCCCGGCGCCGGCATCATCAGCAGCAAGCTGGCTGCATTCGCGCGCCTCACGGCCGACCTGATCGAAAACCGCCACAAGGTGCTGGTGTTCAGCCAGTTCGTCGATCACCTGAGCCTGATCCGCCAGCACCTCGACGCGCAGGGCGTGCGCTACCAGTACCTCGACGGGTCCACGCCGATGCAGGAACGCAAGAAGCGGGTCGACGCGTTCCAGGCGGGCGATGGCGACATGTTCCTGATCAGCCTGAAGGCGGGCGGCGTGGGCATCAACCTGACGGCGGCCGACTACGTGATCCACATGGACCCGTGGTGGAACCCGGCGGTGGAAGACCAGGCCTCGGACCGCGCGCACCGGATGGGGCAGCAGCGCCCGGTGACGATCTACCGGCTGGTCGCGCGCGGCACGATCGAAGAAGGCATCGTCGACCTGCACCGCCACAAGCGCGACCTGGCCGACAGCCTGCTCGAAGGCACCGAGATGGCCGCGCGCATGTCACCAGCGGATATGCTCGACATGCTGCGCACGGGACTGGGCAGATAG
- a CDS encoding DUF885 domain-containing protein, which yields MIKTKIALAAVLACFALAPASAVAAKPAKSKAKSTKVVKKSTKAKKAVVGAAAIGATAAVASKSASASDSAAPAKASEGRLDRRMATLSMQYLTALWRVDPEGGIYVGKFDQAANLTLPDPATRASKLAFANEWLEKFGKLDPKQLSPRYRTDLVLLLNKLEKDRWALTTWREFEWNPSAYNIAAPLDLILNTEYAAKPQRLRTILKRLTDVPAYYAAAQASIKTPTREHTQLAISQAPGTLAVLADLGKAAQESILTTQEKTIFAQRIANAGTAVLGYVDFLTDMEKRQAANGQARPFRIGKALYEQKFALDIQSSSSAEQTYRKALATREELLTHMDKISDELWPRYMAGVTKPAERFQKIGMMIDKLSARHVKRQDFFTEIRRQIPLLQDWVIKHDLLTLDPSKPLEVRETPMYQRGVAGASIDAPGPYRSKDKTYYNVTPMDSLTDAQAESSLREYNEWILQILNIHEAIPGHYAQLVHANRSPSLIKSLFGNGAMVEGWAVYGERMMLESGYGDNAPEMWLMYSKWNLRSVTNTILDYSVHVNGMNQAQAIDLLTRQAFQTRQEADEKWRRATLTSVQLTSYYSGYEQIMELRERRKAQLGERFNLKAFHDQFLSYGNAPVKMISELMQ from the coding sequence ATGATAAAAACGAAAATCGCGCTGGCAGCCGTGCTGGCCTGCTTCGCACTGGCGCCGGCCAGCGCCGTCGCTGCCAAGCCAGCCAAGAGCAAGGCCAAATCGACCAAGGTCGTCAAGAAGTCGACCAAGGCCAAGAAGGCCGTCGTCGGCGCCGCCGCCATTGGTGCGACTGCCGCTGTTGCCAGCAAGAGTGCAAGCGCCAGTGACAGCGCCGCGCCGGCGAAGGCCAGCGAAGGCCGCCTCGATCGCCGCATGGCCACGCTGAGCATGCAGTACCTGACCGCGCTGTGGCGCGTCGACCCGGAAGGCGGCATCTATGTCGGCAAGTTCGACCAGGCCGCCAACCTGACGCTGCCCGATCCTGCCACCCGCGCCAGCAAGCTGGCCTTTGCCAACGAGTGGCTGGAAAAATTCGGCAAGCTCGATCCGAAGCAGCTCTCGCCGCGCTACCGCACCGACCTGGTGCTGTTGCTCAACAAGCTGGAAAAGGACCGCTGGGCGTTGACCACCTGGCGCGAGTTCGAGTGGAACCCGTCGGCCTACAACATCGCCGCGCCGCTCGACCTGATCCTCAATACCGAGTACGCGGCCAAGCCGCAGCGCCTGCGCACGATCCTCAAGCGCCTGACCGACGTGCCGGCCTATTACGCGGCCGCGCAGGCGTCGATCAAGACGCCGACCCGCGAGCATACCCAGCTGGCGATCAGCCAGGCGCCGGGCACACTGGCGGTGCTGGCCGACCTGGGCAAGGCGGCCCAGGAATCGATCCTGACCACGCAGGAAAAGACCATCTTCGCGCAGCGCATCGCCAACGCCGGCACCGCGGTGCTGGGCTACGTCGACTTCTTGACCGACATGGAAAAGCGCCAGGCTGCCAATGGCCAGGCCCGACCGTTCCGCATCGGCAAGGCGCTGTACGAGCAGAAGTTCGCGCTCGACATCCAGTCGTCCAGCAGCGCCGAGCAGACCTACCGCAAGGCCCTTGCCACGCGCGAAGAGCTGCTCACGCACATGGACAAGATCTCGGATGAACTCTGGCCGCGCTACATGGCCGGCGTGACCAAGCCAGCGGAGCGCTTCCAGAAGATCGGCATGATGATCGACAAGCTGTCCGCCCGGCACGTCAAGCGCCAGGACTTCTTTACCGAGATCCGGCGCCAGATTCCACTGCTGCAGGACTGGGTCATCAAGCATGACCTGCTGACGCTCGACCCGAGCAAACCCCTCGAAGTGCGCGAAACGCCGATGTACCAGCGTGGCGTGGCCGGCGCGAGCATCGATGCACCGGGCCCGTACCGCTCGAAGGACAAGACGTACTACAACGTCACGCCGATGGACAGCCTGACAGATGCCCAGGCCGAGAGCAGCCTGCGCGAGTACAACGAATGGATCCTGCAGATCCTGAACATCCACGAAGCGATTCCGGGCCACTATGCGCAGCTGGTGCACGCGAACCGCTCGCCGTCGCTGATCAAGTCACTGTTCGGCAATGGCGCAATGGTCGAAGGCTGGGCGGTCTACGGCGAGCGCATGATGCTCGAATCGGGCTATGGCGACAACGCGCCCGAGATGTGGCTGATGTACTCGAAGTGGAACCTGCGCAGCGTGACCAACACGATCCTCGACTACAGCGTGCACGTGAACGGCATGAACCAGGCGCAGGCGATCGACCTGCTGACGCGCCAGGCCTTCCAGACGCGCCAGGAAGCCGATGAAAAATGGCGCCGCGCCACGCTGACATCGGTCCAGCTGACCAGCTACTACAGCGGCTACGAGCAGATCATGGAACTGCGCGAGCGTCGCAAGGCGCAACTGGGCGAGCGTTTCAACCTGAAGGCGTTCCACGATCAGTTCTTGAGCTACGGCAATGCGCCGGTCAAGATGATTTCGGAACTGATGCAGTAA
- the tatC gene encoding twin-arginine translocase subunit TatC: MTDQAAGEDTFISHLVELRDRLVKASIGIAIVCAALMAWPGPSHIYDLIAAPMIASLPPGSTMIATGVISPFLVPMKVTLLLSFILALPWVFYQAWAFIAPGLYAHEKRLVMPLVISSSLLFIGGVAFCYFFVFGRVFHFISAFAPTSIAVTPDIENYLDFVMSMCLAFGASFEVPVVVVILVRMGIVPIEKLREVRSYVIVGAFVISAIVTPPDVVSQLALAIPMCLLYELGLMVAPMFARATRAPEETA; encoded by the coding sequence ATGACTGACCAAGCCGCCGGCGAAGATACCTTCATCTCGCACCTTGTCGAGCTGCGTGACCGCCTGGTCAAGGCCTCGATCGGCATTGCGATCGTGTGCGCCGCACTGATGGCGTGGCCTGGCCCGTCGCACATCTATGACCTGATCGCCGCGCCAATGATCGCGTCGCTGCCGCCAGGCTCGACCATGATCGCCACCGGCGTGATTTCGCCGTTTCTCGTGCCGATGAAGGTCACGCTGCTGCTGTCCTTCATCCTGGCGCTGCCCTGGGTGTTCTACCAGGCCTGGGCCTTCATTGCGCCCGGCCTGTACGCCCACGAAAAGCGCCTCGTGATGCCGCTCGTGATTTCGTCGTCGCTGCTGTTCATCGGCGGCGTGGCGTTCTGTTACTTCTTCGTGTTTGGCCGCGTGTTCCACTTCATCAGCGCGTTTGCGCCGACGTCGATTGCCGTCACACCGGATATTGAAAACTACCTCGATTTCGTGATGTCGATGTGCCTGGCGTTCGGCGCCTCGTTCGAAGTGCCGGTGGTCGTCGTGATCCTGGTGCGCATGGGCATCGTGCCGATCGAGAAGCTGCGCGAAGTGCGCTCGTATGTCATCGTCGGCGCGTTCGTCATCTCGGCGATCGTGACGCCGCCGGACGTGGTCAGCCAGCTGGCGCTGGCCATCCCGATGTGCCTGCTCTATGAGCTGGGCCTGATGGTGGCACCGATGTTCGCCCGCGCCACGCGCGCACCCGAAGAAACGGCGTAA
- the tatB gene encoding Sec-independent protein translocase subunit TatB yields MIDLGLSKIAIIGVVALIVIGPQKLPKVARMAGTLYGRAQRYLHDIKSEVSREIELDELRNLHKEVQDRAQSFKNDVESATSEFGSSVTSHVDEVEALWDERGSDATAHVIMPTVADIDRKAKDFRRKKLVRTSSVPAWYKNRHGTKRHVMSGAARVRKYRPGAGANSTSSFF; encoded by the coding sequence ATGATCGATCTTGGACTGTCGAAAATCGCGATCATCGGCGTTGTCGCGCTGATCGTGATCGGGCCGCAAAAGCTGCCCAAGGTGGCGCGCATGGCTGGCACGCTCTATGGGCGTGCCCAGCGTTACCTGCATGACATCAAGTCCGAGGTCAGCCGTGAAATCGAACTCGACGAACTGCGCAACCTGCACAAGGAAGTGCAGGACCGCGCGCAGTCGTTCAAGAACGACGTCGAATCGGCAACGAGCGAATTCGGTTCGTCCGTGACCAGCCACGTCGATGAAGTCGAGGCATTGTGGGACGAGCGCGGCTCGGATGCGACTGCGCACGTGATCATGCCTACCGTGGCCGACATCGACCGCAAGGCCAAGGACTTTCGCCGCAAGAAGCTGGTGCGCACTTCGAGCGTGCCGGCCTGGTACAAGAACCGCCATGGCACCAAGCGCCATGTGATGTCGGGCGCGGCCCGCGTGCGCAAGTACCGTCCCGGTGCCGGCGCGAACTCCACTTCCTCTTTTTTCTGA
- the tatA gene encoding Sec-independent protein translocase subunit TatA: MGGLSIWHWVIVLVVVMLIFGTKKISNMGSDLGKAVKGFKDGVKGDEERAAEAEAARVQATQQVADKSTIDVEARDKTRL, encoded by the coding sequence ATGGGTGGATTGAGTATTTGGCACTGGGTCATCGTGCTGGTGGTCGTGATGCTGATTTTCGGCACCAAGAAGATCAGCAATATGGGTTCCGATCTGGGCAAGGCCGTCAAGGGCTTCAAGGATGGCGTCAAGGGTGACGAAGAGCGCGCTGCCGAAGCAGAAGCCGCCCGTGTCCAGGCAACGCAGCAGGTGGCCGACAAGTCGACCATCGACGTGGAAGCCCGCGACAAGACCCGCCTGTAA
- a CDS encoding histidine triad nucleotide-binding protein, with translation MDNCIFCKIVARQIPAAIVYEDDDVLAFKDINPAAPVHLLVIPKVHVATLSDCTDEHAALLGKMLALAPKLAEQNGIAVKMDAAGKPVGGFKTLINAGPDGGQEVYHLHLHMYGGPRPWRGLGL, from the coding sequence ATGGATAACTGCATTTTTTGCAAGATCGTTGCCAGGCAGATTCCGGCTGCCATCGTCTATGAAGATGATGACGTGCTGGCGTTCAAGGACATCAATCCGGCAGCGCCCGTGCACTTGCTGGTGATTCCGAAGGTGCACGTGGCCACGTTGTCCGATTGCACCGACGAGCATGCGGCGTTGCTGGGCAAGATGCTGGCGCTGGCGCCGAAACTTGCCGAGCAAAATGGTATTGCGGTCAAGATGGACGCCGCTGGCAAGCCTGTTGGCGGCTTCAAGACGCTGATCAATGCCGGTCCGGATGGCGGGCAAGAGGTGTATCACCTGCATCTGCACATGTACGGCGGGCCGCGTCCATGGCGCGGGCTGGGGCTGTAA
- a CDS encoding phosphoribosyl-ATP diphosphatase, producing the protein MSVTLARVAAVIESRKPANGGDPAASYVAKLFTKGDDAILKKIGEEATELVMAAKDARVDGDAAKVLYECADLWFHSLVLLARFDLTPQQVLDELARREGVSGLDEKAARTDA; encoded by the coding sequence ATGAGCGTTACCCTGGCCCGCGTCGCGGCCGTGATCGAATCGCGCAAACCCGCCAATGGCGGCGACCCGGCCGCATCGTATGTCGCCAAGCTGTTCACCAAGGGCGACGACGCCATCCTGAAAAAGATCGGCGAGGAAGCCACCGAACTGGTGATGGCCGCCAAGGACGCCCGCGTCGATGGCGATGCCGCCAAGGTGCTGTATGAATGCGCCGACCTGTGGTTCCACTCGCTGGTGCTGCTGGCCAGGTTCGACCTCACGCCGCAGCAGGTGCTCGACGAGCTGGCGCGGCGCGAAGGCGTGTCGGGGCTGGACGAGAAAGCCGCGCGCACCGACGCCTGA
- the hisI gene encoding phosphoribosyl-AMP cyclohydrolase yields the protein MTTNAKWLNKVRWDEQGLVPVIAQEATSGDVLMFAWMNREALTRTVESGEAVYWSRSRKKLWHKGEESGHIQKVSEIRLDCDEDVVLLKIEQIGGIACHTGRHSCFFQKYDNGDWHSVEPVLQDPDTIYSKDKKTP from the coding sequence ATGACAACGAATGCCAAATGGCTCAACAAGGTACGCTGGGATGAACAGGGCCTGGTGCCCGTCATCGCACAAGAGGCGACCAGCGGCGACGTGCTGATGTTCGCCTGGATGAACCGCGAAGCGCTGACCCGCACCGTCGAATCGGGCGAAGCGGTGTACTGGAGCCGCTCGCGCAAGAAGCTGTGGCACAAGGGTGAAGAGTCAGGCCACATCCAGAAGGTGAGCGAGATCCGCCTGGACTGCGACGAAGACGTCGTCCTGCTCAAGATCGAGCAGATCGGCGGGATTGCCTGCCATACCGGACGCCACTCGTGCTTCTTCCAGAAATACGACAACGGCGACTGGCACAGCGTCGAGCCGGTGCTGCAGGATCCCGACACGATTTATTCAAAAGACAAGAAGACCCCATGA
- the hisF gene encoding imidazole glycerol phosphate synthase subunit HisF — MLAKRIIPCLDVTGGRVVKGVNFNELRDAGDPVEIARRYDAQGADEITFLDITASSDGRDLILPIIEAVASTVFIPLTVGGGVRKVEDVRRLLNAGADKVSMNTSAVTNPQLVFDCAHKHGSQCIVVAIDAKQIAPGRWEVFTHGGRNATGLDAVEWARKMESLGAGELLLTSMDRDGTKSGFDLGLTRAVSDAVGIPVIASGGVGGLEDLANGILQGHADAVLAASIFHYGQHTVGEAKRFMHDRGIPMRLE; from the coding sequence ATGCTCGCAAAACGCATCATCCCCTGCCTGGACGTCACCGGCGGCCGGGTCGTCAAGGGCGTCAACTTCAACGAGTTGCGCGACGCCGGCGACCCGGTCGAAATCGCGCGCCGCTATGACGCGCAAGGCGCCGACGAAATCACTTTCCTCGACATTACCGCCTCGAGCGATGGCCGCGACCTGATCCTGCCGATCATCGAAGCCGTCGCCTCGACCGTGTTCATTCCCCTCACCGTCGGTGGCGGCGTGCGCAAGGTCGAAGACGTGCGCCGGCTGCTCAATGCCGGCGCCGACAAGGTCAGCATGAACACGTCGGCCGTCACCAACCCGCAACTGGTGTTCGACTGCGCCCACAAGCACGGTTCGCAGTGCATCGTGGTGGCGATCGACGCCAAGCAGATCGCACCCGGCCGCTGGGAAGTCTTCACCCACGGCGGGCGCAATGCGACGGGGCTGGATGCTGTCGAATGGGCACGCAAGATGGAAAGCCTGGGCGCCGGCGAGCTGCTGCTCACGTCGATGGACCGCGACGGCACCAAGTCGGGCTTCGATCTGGGTTTGACGCGCGCCGTGTCCGACGCCGTGGGCATCCCCGTGATTGCCTCGGGCGGCGTCGGTGGCCTGGAAGACCTGGCCAACGGCATCCTGCAGGGCCACGCCGACGCGGTGCTGGCGGCCAGCATTTTCCACTATGGGCAGCACACGGTCGGGGAAGCCAAGCGCTTCATGCATGACCGCGGTATCCCGATGCGCCTGGAGTAA
- the hisA gene encoding 1-(5-phosphoribosyl)-5-[(5-phosphoribosylamino)methylideneamino]imidazole-4-carboxamide isomerase, producing MLLIPAIDLKDGHCVRLQQGDMELATVFSEDPAEMALHWLKQGARRLHLVDLNGAFAGKPKNESAIKSILQIVQEYAEDNGIDEIPVQLGGGIRDLDTIERYLDDGISYIIVGTAAVKNPGFLHDACGAFPGHIIVGLDARDGKVATDGWSKMSGHEVIDLAKKFEGYGVESIVYTDIGRDGMMGGVNIDATVKLARAVKIPVIASGGVHVLADVEALCAVQDEGIEGVICGRSIYEGTLDLASAQDRADELTEGAGA from the coding sequence ATGCTGCTGATCCCCGCCATCGACCTGAAAGACGGTCACTGCGTTCGCCTCCAACAAGGCGATATGGAACTCGCCACCGTGTTTTCCGAAGATCCTGCCGAAATGGCGCTGCATTGGCTCAAGCAAGGCGCGCGGCGCCTGCACCTGGTCGACCTGAACGGCGCATTCGCGGGCAAACCAAAGAACGAATCGGCCATCAAGTCGATCCTGCAGATCGTGCAGGAATACGCTGAAGACAACGGCATCGACGAGATCCCGGTCCAGCTGGGCGGCGGCATCCGCGACCTCGACACGATCGAGCGCTACCTGGATGACGGCATCAGCTACATCATCGTCGGCACCGCCGCCGTGAAAAACCCGGGCTTCCTGCACGACGCCTGCGGCGCTTTCCCTGGCCACATCATCGTGGGTCTGGACGCGCGCGACGGCAAGGTCGCCACCGACGGCTGGAGCAAAATGTCGGGCCACGAAGTGATCGACCTGGCCAAGAAATTCGAAGGCTACGGCGTTGAATCGATCGTCTACACCGACATCGGCCGCGACGGCATGATGGGCGGCGTGAACATCGACGCGACCGTCAAGCTGGCGCGCGCGGTGAAGATCCCCGTGATCGCTTCGGGCGGCGTGCACGTGCTGGCCGACGTGGAAGCGCTGTGCGCGGTGCAGGACGAAGGCATCGAGGGCGTGATCTGCGGCCGCTCGATCTACGAAGGCACGCTCGACCTGGCCTCGGCCCAGGATCGCGCCGATGAACTGACCGAAGGCGCTGGCGCCTGA